The following proteins are co-located in the Heptranchias perlo isolate sHepPer1 chromosome 30, sHepPer1.hap1, whole genome shotgun sequence genome:
- the LOC137299944 gene encoding galactoside alpha-(1,2)-fucosyltransferase 2-like, with the protein MDLLSRVCVFQSKKRLVFLILFFSVALTSIMYIYQLSYGHITANYLQFLENVGIKLRTETEKDSERLKTSSKGIWTINSVGRLGNQMGEYATLYALAKLNGHQAYILPSMAKYLSPIFKITLPIHHQSWFNRIQWNYYPLHDWMDDQYHSIPGNYIMFSGYPCSWTFYHHIREEILHEFTFHDFITEETNIFLRRISGGRKNVTYVGVHVRRGDYVKTMPKIWKGVVADKKYLETAMAYFRNKYKDVVFVVTSNGMDWCKKNIGDSKGDVFFSDDSKESSAAQDFSILAHCNHTIMTIGTFGFWAGYLAGGETIYLTNFTLPESEFLKVFKYEAAFLPQWIGIPADLSPLIAQNASKSANNCRSCNLQLSLIVCCLCLIILKISNTKLSCWRIISVRFRKQSFQDCPLKVM; encoded by the coding sequence ATGGATCTTTTGAGCAGAGTTTGTGTTTTTCAGAGCAAGAAAAGGCTGGTCTTTTTAATATTGTTCTTTTCAGTAGCATTAACTTCCATAATGTACATATATCAGCTAAGTTATGGTCACATAACAGCCAACTATCTTCAATTTCTTGAAAATGTAGGCATCAAATTAAGAACTGAAACCGAGAAAGACTCTGAAAGGTTGAAAACttcttcaaaaggcatttggacaATTAATTCTGTTGGGCGACTTGGCAACCAGATGGGGGAGTACGCAACATTATACGCATTGGCAAAATTGAATGGTCATCAAGCATATATTTTGCCTTCCATGGCCAAGTACCTGTCCCCTATCTTCAAAATTACCCTTCCCATCCACCATCAAAGTTGGTTTAATAGAATACAGTGGAATTATTATCCTCTCCATGACTGGATGGACGATCAGTACCACAGTATTCCAGGAAACTACATTATGTTCTCAGGATATCCATGTTCCTGGACTTTCTATCATCATATCCGAGAGGAAATCCTCCATGAGTTCACCTTTCATGACTTTATTACAGAAGAGACAAATATATTCCTTAGACGCATTAGTGGAGGGCGAAAGAATGTGACATATGTTGGTGTTCATGTTCGAAGAGGAGATTACGTAAAAACGATGCCAAAGATTTGGAAAGGTGTAGTAGCTGATAAGAAATATTTAGAAACAGCAATGGCTTACTTCAGAAATAAGTACAAGGATGTCGTTTTTGTAGTGACAAGTAATGGAATGGATTGGTGCAAGAAGAACATTGGTGACTCCAAAGGAGATGTTTTCTTTTCCGATGATTCAAAAGAATCCAGTGCAGCTCAAGACTTTTCTATCCTTGCTCATTGTAATCACACTATAATGACAATAGGGACCTTTGGTTTCTGGGCTGGCTACCTGGCTGGTGGGGAGACAATTTACCTCACTAACTTTACTTTGCCCGAATCAGAATTTCTAAAAGTATTTAAGTACGAGGCGGCTTTCTTACCTCAATGGATTGGAATTCCTGCTGATCTCTCACCTCTTATTGCTCAGAATGCTTCAAAATCAGCCAATAACTGCAGGTCCTGTAATCTTCAACTCTCCTTAATTGTATGTTGTTTgtgtttaattattttaaaaatatcaaacacCAAATTGAGCTGCTGGAGAATAATTTCGGTCAGGTTCAGAAAACAAAGCTTCCAAGACTGTCCACTGAAAGTTATGTAA